A single region of the Leisingera thetidis genome encodes:
- a CDS encoding 2-hydroxyacid dehydrogenase produces MAKPKVLVTRRWPAAVEAQLSEAFDAVLNTNDKPLSEAELREAMQSYDAVLPTVTDKISAKAFDVSKPQARILANYGVGYSHIDMHGAAGHGMTVTNTPDVLSECTADIAMTLLLMVARRAGEGERELRAGEWTGWRPTHLMGTKVSGKTLGIVGFGRIGQEMARRAHHGFGMKIIVQNRSRVSPDVLARYNATQADSLEELMPQCDFVSLHCPGGPANRHLINTRMLNLMKPDAFLINTARGEVIDELALSRALWFETIGGAGLDVFDGEPRINPDLMDCGNLVMLPHLGSATREAREAMGFRVLDNLTDFFAGREPRDRVM; encoded by the coding sequence ATGGCAAAGCCAAAGGTTCTGGTGACCCGCCGCTGGCCGGCCGCAGTAGAAGCGCAGCTGTCCGAAGCCTTCGATGCCGTGCTGAACACGAATGACAAACCGCTGAGCGAGGCAGAGCTGCGCGAGGCGATGCAATCCTATGACGCGGTTTTGCCGACCGTGACCGACAAGATCTCGGCCAAGGCGTTCGACGTTTCCAAGCCTCAGGCCCGTATCCTCGCCAACTACGGTGTTGGCTACTCTCATATAGATATGCATGGCGCAGCCGGCCACGGCATGACCGTGACCAACACGCCGGACGTTCTCAGCGAATGCACAGCCGATATCGCCATGACGCTGCTGCTGATGGTGGCCCGCCGTGCCGGCGAGGGCGAGCGCGAGCTGCGGGCTGGCGAATGGACCGGCTGGCGCCCGACCCATCTGATGGGCACCAAGGTCTCCGGCAAGACGCTGGGTATCGTCGGATTTGGCCGTATCGGCCAGGAAATGGCCCGGCGCGCGCATCACGGCTTTGGCATGAAGATCATTGTGCAGAACCGCTCCCGCGTGTCCCCCGATGTTCTGGCCCGCTACAACGCCACCCAGGCCGATAGCTTGGAGGAGCTGATGCCGCAGTGCGACTTTGTCTCGCTGCACTGCCCCGGCGGCCCGGCCAACCGGCATCTGATCAACACCCGGATGCTCAATCTGATGAAGCCGGATGCATTCCTTATTAATACGGCCCGCGGCGAGGTGATCGACGAACTGGCGTTGTCCCGTGCTTTGTGGTTCGAAACCATAGGCGGCGCCGGGCTGGATGTGTTCGATGGCGAGCCGCGCATCAATCCCGATCTGATGGACTGCGGCAACCTGGTGATGCTGCCGCATCTGGGCAGCGCCACCCGCGAGGCGCGCGAAGCGATGGGCTTCCGCGTGCTGGATAACTTGACCGATTTCTTTGCAGGGCGCGAGCCGCGCGACCGGGTGATGTGA
- the sucD gene encoding succinate--CoA ligase subunit alpha — protein sequence MSILLDRESRVIVQGITGKIARFHTKDMIEYGTNVVGGVVPGKGGETVEGVPVFNTVKEAVEATGANASLVFVPPPFAADSIMEAADAGIHYCVCITDGIPAQDMIRVKRYMYRYPKEKRMILTGPNCAGTISPGKALLGIMPGHIYLPGTVGIIGRSGTLGYEAAAQLKELGLGVSTSVGIGGDPINGSSFKDILEWFEKDPETEVIAMIGEIGGPQEAEAADYIKNHVTKPVVAYVAGLTAPKGRTMGHAGAIISAFGESASEKVEILSAAGVTVAENPAVIGETIASVMKKNAA from the coding sequence ATGAGCATCCTTCTTGATCGCGAAAGCCGTGTCATCGTCCAAGGCATCACCGGCAAGATTGCCCGGTTCCATACCAAGGACATGATCGAATACGGAACCAACGTCGTTGGCGGCGTGGTTCCCGGCAAGGGCGGCGAAACCGTCGAGGGCGTGCCGGTCTTCAACACCGTCAAGGAAGCGGTTGAGGCCACCGGCGCCAATGCTTCGCTGGTGTTCGTGCCGCCGCCGTTTGCAGCCGATTCCATCATGGAAGCGGCTGATGCGGGCATCCACTATTGTGTCTGCATCACCGACGGCATCCCGGCCCAGGACATGATCCGCGTGAAGCGTTACATGTACCGCTATCCCAAGGAGAAGCGGATGATCCTGACGGGTCCGAACTGCGCGGGCACCATCTCGCCGGGCAAGGCACTGCTGGGCATCATGCCGGGCCACATCTACCTGCCGGGCACCGTGGGCATCATCGGCCGTTCGGGCACTCTGGGGTATGAGGCTGCGGCACAGCTGAAAGAGCTGGGCCTGGGGGTTTCCACCTCGGTCGGCATCGGCGGCGACCCGATCAACGGCTCCTCCTTCAAGGACATCCTGGAATGGTTCGAGAAGGATCCGGAGACCGAGGTCATCGCGATGATTGGTGAAATCGGCGGCCCGCAGGAAGCGGAAGCGGCGGATTACATCAAGAACCATGTGACCAAGCCGGTTGTGGCTTATGTCGCGGGTCTGACCGCACCCAAGGGCCGCACCATGGGCCATGCGGGCGCGATCATTTCGGCCTTTGGCGAATCCGCCTCGGAAAAGGTGGAAATCCTGTCGGCGGCCGGTGTGACCGTTGCCGAAAATCCCGCCGTGATCGGCGAAACCATCGCAAGCGTGATGAAAAAGAACGCCGCCTGA